A genomic segment from Modestobacter roseus encodes:
- a CDS encoding thymidine phosphorylase: protein MTQPFDAIDVIRAKRDGRPLTPEEIRWVIRAYTDRVVPDEQMSALLMAVFFRGMSGDELAAWTQAMIDSGVRKDLSSLGRPTADKHSTGGVGDKITLPLAPLVAACGVAVPQLSGRGLGHTGGTLDKLESVPGWRASLTDAEYVQQLRDVGAVICAAGADLAPADKVLYALRDVTGTVESIPLIASSIMSKKIAEGADALVLDVKTGSGAFMRDPDDARMLARTMVGLGEAAGVRTVALVTAMDRPLGRSAGNAVEVAESVEVLAGGGPADVVELTLALAREMLAGVGRDDVDPADALADGRAMDAWRAMIAAQGGDPDAALPQPTERHVVTAPATGTLTRLDAYALGVAAWRLGAGRARKEDPVSAAAGVVWHAGVGEQVTAGQPLLELQTDDAARIPRALEALEGAVGVDTGDQPLPLLIDRITG, encoded by the coding sequence ATGACCCAGCCGTTCGATGCCATCGACGTCATCCGCGCCAAGCGCGACGGCCGGCCGCTCACCCCGGAGGAGATCCGCTGGGTGATCCGCGCCTACACCGACCGCGTGGTGCCCGACGAGCAGATGAGCGCGCTGCTCATGGCGGTGTTCTTCCGCGGCATGTCCGGTGACGAGCTCGCCGCGTGGACCCAGGCGATGATCGACTCCGGGGTCCGCAAGGACCTCTCCTCGCTGGGCCGGCCGACCGCCGACAAGCACTCGACCGGCGGCGTCGGCGACAAGATCACCCTGCCGCTGGCCCCGCTGGTGGCGGCCTGCGGGGTCGCCGTCCCGCAGCTGTCCGGGCGCGGGCTGGGCCACACCGGCGGCACGCTGGACAAGCTGGAGTCCGTGCCCGGCTGGCGGGCCTCGCTCACCGACGCGGAGTACGTGCAGCAGCTGCGCGACGTCGGCGCGGTGATCTGCGCCGCCGGCGCCGACCTCGCCCCGGCGGACAAGGTGCTGTACGCGCTGCGCGACGTCACCGGCACGGTCGAGTCGATCCCGCTGATCGCCAGCTCGATCATGAGCAAGAAGATCGCGGAGGGCGCCGACGCGCTCGTGCTGGACGTGAAGACCGGCTCGGGCGCCTTCATGCGCGACCCCGACGACGCCCGCATGCTGGCCCGCACCATGGTCGGTCTGGGCGAGGCGGCCGGCGTGCGCACCGTCGCGCTCGTGACGGCGATGGACCGGCCGCTGGGCCGCTCGGCGGGCAACGCCGTCGAGGTCGCCGAGTCCGTCGAGGTGCTCGCCGGCGGCGGGCCGGCCGACGTCGTCGAGCTGACCCTGGCGCTGGCCCGGGAGATGCTCGCCGGGGTCGGGCGGGACGACGTCGACCCCGCCGACGCGCTCGCCGACGGGCGCGCGATGGACGCCTGGCGGGCGATGATCGCCGCCCAGGGCGGGGACCCGGACGCCGCCCTGCCGCAGCCGACCGAGCGGCACGTGGTGACCGCCCCGGCCACCGGAACCCTGACCAGGCTGGACGCCTACGCGCTCGGGGTGGCCGCCTGGCGCCTGGGCGCCGGGCGTGCCCGCAAGGAGGACCCGGTCTCGGCCGCGGCGGGTGTCGTCTGGCACGCGGGCGTGGGGGAGCAGGTGACCGCCGGGCAGCCGCTGCTGGAGCTGCAGACCGACGACGCCGCCCGCATCCCGCGCGCGCTGGAGGCGCTGGAGGGCGCCGTCGGCGTCGACACCGGTGACCAGCCGCTGCCGCTGCTGATCGACCGCATCACCGGCTGA
- a CDS encoding BMP family lipoprotein: protein MRGMKAAALLLAGSMALAACASDETDGDSGGSASGGGGDELMVGLAYDTGGRGDKSFNDSAYAGVEAAIEEMGGEVQELSPNDDGSDRAELLTQLAEQGYDPVIGVGFAYGEIIGDIAAEYPETTFAVVDSSVAEMDADNLTGLLFAEEQGSFLAGAAAALKSETGHIGFVGGVENPLIQKFEAGYVAGAQAVDPDIIIDTQYISPAGDFSGFGDPARGRIVAQGMFDAGADIVYHAAGGSGQGVFEAAAASGGRAIGVDSDQYETVGDPALQAVIMTSMLKRVDNAVESFITDFSEGSVDGGQDIVNDLSTDGVGLSTSGGQIDDIQTQIDDYRQQIIDGEIEVPTIP from the coding sequence GTGCGTGGGATGAAGGCCGCGGCACTGCTGCTGGCCGGCAGCATGGCCCTGGCGGCCTGCGCCAGCGACGAGACCGACGGCGACTCGGGCGGCAGCGCCAGTGGCGGCGGCGGCGACGAGCTCATGGTCGGTCTGGCCTACGACACCGGCGGTCGGGGCGACAAGTCGTTCAACGACTCCGCCTACGCCGGGGTCGAGGCCGCCATCGAGGAGATGGGCGGCGAGGTGCAGGAGCTGTCGCCCAACGACGACGGCTCCGACCGCGCCGAGCTGCTCACCCAGCTGGCCGAGCAGGGCTACGACCCGGTGATCGGCGTGGGCTTCGCCTACGGCGAGATCATCGGCGACATCGCCGCCGAGTACCCCGAGACCACCTTCGCCGTCGTCGACTCGTCGGTGGCCGAGATGGACGCCGACAACCTGACCGGCCTGCTCTTCGCCGAGGAGCAGGGGTCCTTCCTCGCCGGCGCGGCTGCGGCGCTGAAGTCCGAGACCGGCCACATCGGCTTCGTCGGCGGCGTCGAGAACCCGCTGATCCAGAAGTTCGAGGCGGGCTACGTCGCGGGCGCCCAGGCGGTCGACCCGGACATCATCATCGACACCCAGTACATCTCCCCGGCCGGTGACTTCTCCGGCTTCGGCGACCCGGCCCGCGGCCGGATCGTCGCCCAGGGCATGTTCGACGCCGGCGCCGACATCGTCTACCACGCGGCCGGCGGCTCGGGTCAGGGCGTCTTCGAGGCCGCGGCCGCCTCCGGTGGCCGCGCGATCGGTGTCGACTCCGACCAGTACGAGACGGTCGGTGACCCGGCGCTGCAGGCGGTGATCATGACGTCGATGCTGAAGCGGGTCGACAACGCGGTGGAGTCGTTCATCACCGACTTCTCCGAGGGCTCCGTCGACGGCGGCCAGGACATCGTCAACGACCTGTCGACCGACGGGGTGGGGCTGTCCACCTCCGGCGGGCAGATCGACGACATCCAGACCCAGATCGACGACTACCGGCAGCAGATCATCGACGGCGAGATCGAGGTCCCGACGATCCCGTGA
- a CDS encoding ABC transporter permease, giving the protein MTALRRLGLSLMAPAIALVVALALSAAVIALIGQNPVTAVRVMFDFGDSPAQQTQAIVLVLNRAVPLFLAGLAVSVAFRMGLFNIGVEGQYRIATVLAAGAGAAVVLPGPLHLLFIIVVAMAVGAFWAGIVAVLKVTRGVSEVISSIMLNFIALGLASYLLTGPLRGSPEGASIITTSEIPESGWFPGLNGVLTGLGLAEPRSDLYGFLVVAIVVGVVVAVLIKRTRFGFDLRATGMSPSAATASGVDARRMVLKTMLISGAIAGLIGLPELLGDAHDYNTEFTAGLGFLGIAVALLGRNSPLGIAFGALLFAFLDRAAIPLQFADIPASVVTIIQGTIVLAVVVANEIARRVTRQQAERGNAVAPPTSGDGSTGGGQGPGDGPPPDGGPTTGTGTGVGVRNASGEPGRTDSRQGAGA; this is encoded by the coding sequence GTGACCGCCCTCCGCCGGCTGGGCCTGTCGCTGATGGCCCCGGCCATCGCCCTGGTCGTGGCCCTCGCCCTGTCCGCGGCCGTCATCGCGCTGATCGGCCAGAACCCGGTCACCGCGGTCCGCGTCATGTTCGACTTCGGCGACTCGCCGGCCCAGCAGACCCAGGCGATCGTGCTCGTGCTCAACCGGGCGGTGCCGCTGTTCCTGGCCGGGCTGGCGGTCTCGGTCGCCTTCCGGATGGGCCTGTTCAACATCGGCGTCGAGGGCCAGTACCGGATCGCCACCGTGCTCGCCGCCGGCGCCGGCGCGGCGGTGGTCCTGCCCGGGCCGCTGCACCTGCTCTTCATCATCGTCGTCGCGATGGCGGTCGGGGCCTTCTGGGCCGGCATCGTCGCCGTGCTGAAGGTGACCCGGGGCGTGAGCGAGGTGATCAGCTCGATCATGCTCAACTTCATCGCCCTGGGGCTGGCGTCCTACCTGCTCACCGGGCCGCTGCGCGGGTCACCGGAGGGCGCCTCGATCATCACCACCAGCGAGATCCCCGAGTCCGGCTGGTTCCCCGGCCTCAACGGGGTGCTCACCGGCCTGGGCCTGGCCGAACCCCGCTCGGACCTCTACGGCTTCCTGGTCGTGGCCATCGTGGTCGGTGTCGTCGTGGCCGTGCTGATCAAGCGCACCCGGTTCGGCTTCGACCTGCGGGCCACCGGGATGTCGCCGTCCGCGGCGACCGCCAGCGGGGTGGACGCCCGCCGCATGGTGCTCAAGACGATGCTCATCTCCGGTGCCATCGCCGGCCTGATCGGCCTGCCCGAACTGCTCGGCGACGCGCACGACTACAACACCGAGTTCACCGCCGGGCTGGGCTTCCTGGGCATCGCCGTGGCCCTGCTGGGCCGCAACTCCCCGCTGGGCATCGCCTTCGGGGCGCTGCTGTTCGCCTTCCTGGACCGGGCCGCGATCCCGCTCCAGTTCGCCGACATCCCGGCCTCGGTCGTCACGATCATCCAGGGCACGATCGTGCTCGCCGTCGTCGTCGCCAACGAGATCGCCCGCCGGGTGACCCGGCAGCAGGCCGAGCGCGGCAACGCGGTCGCGCCGCCCACCTCCGGTGACGGCAGCACCGGTGGCGGGCAGGGGCCCGGCGACGGGCCGCCGCCGGACGGCGGTCCCACGACGGGCACCGGCACCGGCGTCGGGGTCCGCAACGCGTCCGGCGAACCCGGCCGCACCGACAGCCGTCAGGGAGCAGGGGCATGA
- a CDS encoding ABC transporter permease, with translation MSTATAVPTSAGRGPVTELFLGGGRARRVTWLLVGLLVLFSAVRVISGQQALTSSSTFGAALLLAVPLLLVALGGLFAERAGVVNIGLEGMMILGTWGAGWAGYQWGWVGALAGGALFGALGGLVHAVATVTFGVDHVVSGVAINILAAGVVRFLSELLYTDNAAGGGVTQSPPLSSSPPRLSLPVLSSGPDLLGDLESRHWFLVSDLAGLLRGVSNEVGVLTVLAVLMVPAAYLVLWRTAFGLRLRSCGENPAAADSLGVPVYRLKYIAVVISGMLAGLGGVFLVFIANIYREGQTNGRGFIGLAALIFGNWRPGGLAAGAGLFGFADALQLRSRTAVVALLLLVAVILVGVAIWQATRRRYVQAVIAVAFGAAALAGFLTIDQLPPGIVSFTPHLTTLLVLSLASQRLRPPKADGLVYRRGEH, from the coding sequence ATGAGCACCGCAACCGCCGTACCCACCTCCGCCGGCCGCGGGCCGGTGACCGAGCTGTTCCTCGGCGGTGGCCGGGCGCGCCGGGTGACCTGGCTGCTGGTCGGGCTGCTGGTGCTGTTCTCCGCGGTCCGGGTGATCTCGGGTCAGCAGGCGCTGACGTCGTCGTCCACCTTCGGCGCCGCGCTGCTGCTCGCCGTGCCGCTCCTGCTGGTCGCCCTCGGTGGGCTGTTCGCCGAGCGCGCGGGCGTGGTCAACATCGGCCTCGAGGGCATGATGATCCTGGGCACCTGGGGCGCCGGCTGGGCCGGGTACCAGTGGGGCTGGGTCGGTGCGCTGGCCGGCGGCGCGCTCTTCGGGGCGCTCGGTGGCCTGGTGCACGCGGTCGCCACCGTCACCTTCGGCGTCGACCACGTCGTCTCCGGTGTGGCGATCAACATCCTGGCCGCCGGCGTCGTCCGCTTCCTCTCCGAGCTGCTCTACACCGACAACGCCGCGGGCGGCGGTGTCACCCAGTCGCCGCCGCTGTCCTCGAGCCCACCGCGCCTCTCGCTGCCGGTGCTCTCCTCCGGGCCCGACCTGCTCGGTGACCTGGAGTCCCGGCACTGGTTCCTGGTCAGCGACCTCGCCGGCCTGCTCCGCGGGGTGAGCAACGAGGTCGGTGTGCTCACCGTGCTGGCGGTGCTGATGGTCCCGGCGGCCTACCTGGTGCTCTGGCGGACCGCGTTCGGCCTGCGGCTGCGCTCCTGCGGGGAGAACCCGGCGGCGGCGGACTCCCTCGGCGTCCCGGTCTACCGGCTCAAGTACATCGCGGTGGTCATCTCCGGCATGCTGGCCGGGCTGGGCGGCGTCTTCCTGGTCTTCATCGCGAACATCTACCGCGAGGGGCAGACCAACGGCCGCGGCTTCATCGGCCTGGCCGCGCTGATCTTCGGCAACTGGCGGCCGGGCGGGCTCGCCGCCGGTGCCGGCCTGTTCGGCTTCGCCGACGCCCTGCAGCTGCGCAGCCGGACCGCCGTCGTCGCGCTGCTGCTGCTCGTCGCCGTGATCCTGGTGGGGGTGGCGATCTGGCAGGCCACCCGGCGCCGCTACGTGCAGGCGGTGATCGCCGTGGCGTTCGGTGCCGCAGCGCTGGCCGGCTTCCTCACCATCGACCAGCTGCCCCCGGGCATCGTCTCCTTCACCCCGCACCTGACCACGCTGCTGGTCCTGTCGCTGGCCTCGCAACGGCTGCGGCCGCCGAAGGCCGACGGGCTGGTCTACCGACGAGGAGAGCACTGA
- a CDS encoding cytidine deaminase gives MDVDWDALRASAREAMTHAYAPYSKFPVGVAGLVDDGRVVTGCNVENASYGLGLCAECGMVSDLARSGGGRLVAVACVGGDGQPLMPCGRCRQLLWEHGGADMLIETVSLGIVPMSDVLPDAFGPDDLVKAASR, from the coding sequence ATGGACGTCGACTGGGACGCCCTGCGGGCCTCGGCCCGGGAGGCGATGACGCACGCGTACGCCCCCTACTCGAAGTTCCCGGTGGGGGTGGCCGGTCTGGTCGACGACGGCCGGGTGGTCACCGGCTGCAACGTGGAGAACGCCTCCTACGGCCTGGGCCTGTGCGCCGAGTGCGGCATGGTCAGCGACCTGGCCCGCTCCGGGGGCGGCCGGCTGGTCGCCGTCGCCTGCGTCGGCGGCGACGGGCAGCCGCTGATGCCCTGCGGTCGCTGCCGGCAGCTGCTGTGGGAGCACGGGGGTGCGGACATGCTCATCGAGACGGTGTCGCTGGGCATCGTGCCGATGAGCGACGTGCTGCCCGACGCCTTCGGTCCCGACGATCTCGTGAAGGCGGCGTCCCGATGA
- a CDS encoding D-alanyl-D-alanine carboxypeptidase family protein, whose protein sequence is MRHPTPPARSRAGAAVRSAVACTLLTCLTAAVAVLAPAGAPARAETARPTVDPSAPTPSTPYAAGPPQGSAADGSTVGGEGLDTRGVVTAEGAPPLPEGIDARGWLVADAGTGQVLGARDPHGRYYPASALKTLTLLTLAPQLDPGQVVVGTVEDEAIEGSRVGLVRDGQYPVDLLFRALVMQSGNDAANALARAAGGVPPTVAAMNATAARLGASDTVVGTPSGLDVAGQSSSPYDLALFMRELVTDPYTLDVLQTRIAQMPPAPGYEGFQIQSQNGLMWDYPGTLGGKTGFTDAARHTFVAAAERDGRRLVVSLMQAERRPVHEQQQAARLLDWGFATPATVEAPGRLVAPDEPEPTAPATSARPSRTATPSPAAAAPPVTAAPAAAEQDSPLVPAALAVAAVLVVLATLLGRRRARRPVSRRPEAGDDGSAAGSPPHPPAHRPPAARPPSAPGTPPGTPPSDDPDGPGAPGPGAPGPGAPGPGAPGPER, encoded by the coding sequence ATGCGCCACCCGACGCCCCCGGCCCGGTCGCGCGCCGGCGCCGCCGTCCGGTCCGCCGTCGCCTGCACCCTGCTCACCTGCCTCACGGCCGCTGTCGCGGTGCTCGCCCCCGCCGGTGCCCCCGCCCGCGCCGAGACCGCCCGGCCCACCGTCGACCCGTCCGCCCCCACCCCGAGCACCCCCTACGCCGCGGGTCCGCCGCAGGGGAGCGCCGCGGACGGCAGCACCGTGGGCGGGGAGGGGCTGGACACCCGCGGGGTGGTCACCGCCGAGGGCGCCCCGCCGCTGCCGGAGGGCATCGACGCGCGCGGCTGGCTGGTGGCCGACGCGGGCACCGGCCAGGTGCTCGGCGCCCGCGACCCCCACGGCCGCTACTACCCGGCGAGCGCCCTCAAGACGCTGACCCTGCTGACCCTCGCCCCGCAGCTCGACCCGGGGCAGGTCGTGGTCGGTACGGTGGAGGACGAGGCGATCGAGGGCAGCCGGGTGGGCCTGGTGCGCGACGGCCAGTACCCCGTCGACCTGCTCTTCCGGGCGCTGGTCATGCAGTCGGGCAACGACGCGGCCAACGCCCTGGCCCGCGCCGCCGGCGGGGTGCCGCCCACGGTCGCGGCGATGAACGCCACCGCCGCCCGGCTGGGGGCATCGGACACCGTCGTCGGCACGCCGTCCGGGCTCGACGTCGCCGGCCAGTCGTCCTCGCCCTACGACCTGGCGCTGTTCATGCGCGAGCTGGTCACCGACCCCTACACGCTCGACGTCCTGCAGACCCGGATCGCGCAGATGCCCCCGGCGCCCGGGTACGAGGGCTTCCAGATCCAGTCGCAGAACGGGCTGATGTGGGACTACCCGGGGACGCTGGGCGGCAAGACCGGCTTCACCGACGCGGCGCGGCACACCTTCGTGGCCGCCGCCGAGCGTGACGGCCGCCGGCTGGTGGTCAGCCTGATGCAGGCAGAACGCCGCCCGGTGCACGAACAGCAGCAGGCGGCCCGCCTGCTCGACTGGGGCTTCGCCACCCCGGCCACCGTCGAGGCCCCCGGCCGGCTGGTCGCCCCGGACGAGCCCGAGCCGACCGCGCCGGCCACCTCGGCCCGGCCCAGCCGGACCGCGACGCCGTCGCCGGCCGCCGCTGCGCCACCGGTCACCGCCGCACCGGCCGCGGCCGAGCAGGACAGCCCGCTGGTGCCGGCCGCCCTGGCGGTGGCCGCGGTCCTGGTGGTGCTCGCGACCCTGCTGGGCCGCCGCCGGGCCCGTCGCCCGGTCAGCCGCCGGCCGGAGGCCGGCGACGACGGGTCAGCAGCCGGCTCCCCACCGCACCCACCAGCGCACCGGCCCCCAGCAGCCCGACCGCC
- a CDS encoding ABC transporter ATP-binding protein — MNESAPLAVELRGITKRFPGVVANKDIELRVRRGEVHAIVGENGAGKSTLMKTLYGMHRPDEGEILLDGKPATFRSPADAIAAGIGMVHQHFMLADNFTVLENVVLGSEPTRGGRLDRAAARRRIQEISDSYALGLHPDSLVEDLGVGDRQRVEIAKVLYRGATTLILDEPTAVLVPQEVDELFGNLAELKREGLTVIFISHKLDEVRKVADAITVIRRGTTVGTADPRTTTAKELAELMVGAELPVAAPRESTVREVPVLRMRGVSVSAVAGGRSVVDDVTLTVREGEVVGIAGVEGNGQAELVDAIMGLRPLAAGELRLGDEDIADWSTRRRREGGIGFVPEDRHRQGMLLDAPLWENRILGHQTQPPAVKGVFIDRKGARADTARIMREYDVRAPGPDTAAVALSGGNQQKLIVGREMSAHPRLLIAAHPTRGVDVGAQAGIWELLKDARAEGMGILLVSADLDELISLSDTLHVMLRGALVATLDPRRVTPEELGGHMTGASRGDHSVGAA, encoded by the coding sequence TTGAACGAGTCGGCACCACTGGCGGTCGAGCTGCGTGGCATCACCAAGCGCTTCCCCGGCGTCGTGGCCAACAAGGACATCGAGCTGCGCGTCCGGCGCGGTGAGGTGCACGCCATCGTGGGGGAGAACGGCGCGGGCAAGTCCACGCTGATGAAGACCCTGTACGGCATGCACCGCCCGGACGAGGGCGAGATCCTGCTCGACGGGAAGCCGGCGACCTTCCGGAGCCCGGCCGATGCCATCGCCGCGGGCATCGGGATGGTCCACCAGCACTTCATGCTGGCCGACAACTTCACCGTGCTGGAGAACGTCGTCCTCGGCAGCGAGCCGACCAGGGGCGGCCGGCTGGACCGCGCGGCGGCCCGTCGCCGGATCCAGGAGATCTCCGACAGCTACGCCCTGGGCCTGCACCCCGACAGCCTGGTCGAGGACCTCGGCGTCGGTGACCGGCAGCGCGTGGAGATCGCCAAGGTGCTCTACCGGGGCGCCACCACCCTGATCCTCGACGAGCCGACCGCCGTGCTGGTCCCGCAGGAGGTCGACGAGCTGTTCGGCAACCTCGCCGAGCTCAAGCGCGAGGGCCTCACCGTCATCTTCATCTCGCACAAGCTCGACGAGGTGCGCAAGGTCGCCGACGCGATCACCGTCATCCGCCGGGGCACCACCGTCGGCACCGCCGACCCCCGGACGACGACGGCCAAGGAGCTGGCGGAGCTGATGGTCGGCGCCGAGCTGCCCGTCGCCGCGCCCCGGGAGTCCACGGTGCGCGAGGTCCCCGTGCTGCGGATGCGCGGGGTCTCCGTCAGCGCCGTCGCCGGTGGCCGGTCGGTCGTTGACGACGTGACCCTGACCGTGCGCGAGGGGGAGGTCGTCGGGATCGCCGGCGTCGAGGGGAACGGCCAGGCCGAGCTCGTCGACGCGATCATGGGCCTGCGGCCCCTGGCAGCCGGTGAGCTCCGGCTCGGCGACGAGGACATCGCGGACTGGAGCACCCGCCGACGCCGCGAGGGCGGCATCGGCTTCGTCCCCGAGGACCGGCACCGGCAGGGGATGCTGCTGGACGCGCCGCTGTGGGAGAACCGGATCCTGGGACACCAGACCCAGCCGCCGGCGGTCAAGGGCGTGTTCATCGACCGCAAGGGCGCCCGCGCGGACACCGCCCGGATCATGCGCGAGTACGACGTCCGCGCGCCCGGGCCGGACACCGCGGCGGTGGCGCTGTCCGGGGGCAACCAGCAGAAGCTGATCGTCGGGCGCGAGATGAGCGCGCACCCGCGGCTGCTGATCGCCGCCCACCCGACCCGCGGGGTCGACGTCGGCGCCCAGGCGGGCATCTGGGAGCTGCTCAAGGACGCCCGCGCGGAGGGGATGGGGATCCTGCTGGTCTCGGCCGACCTGGACGAGCTGATCAGCTTGTCCGACACGCTGCACGTGATGCTCCGCGGCGCGCTGGTCGCGACGCTGGACCCGAGACGCGTCACCCCGGAGGAACTCGGTGGGCACATGACCGGCGCCTCGCGCGGCGACCACTCGGTGGGTGCGGCGTGA
- a CDS encoding ABC transporter ATP-binding protein: MQKDSLLPATGAAVAPPLDPDAAISVRGLVKRYGDRAAVDGLDLDIRRGEIFALLGPNGAGKTTTVEVLEGYRSRDGGDVRVLGVDPAAGGRAWKGELGIVLQSGAGDSQLTCRELLRAQASYYADPRDPDEVLELVGLTEKAGSRGRTLSGGQRRRLDVALGIVGRPRLLFLDEPTTGFDPEARRQFWSLIRSLRDLGTTMLLTTHYLDEAEELADRVGVIARGRLVEVAVPAELGGRGTAPAVVSWTEDGARRVAETATPTAFVAGLAARFPGEVPDLAVARPTLEDVYLKMIGEPA; the protein is encoded by the coding sequence GTGCAGAAGGACTCGCTCCTCCCCGCCACCGGCGCGGCCGTGGCGCCGCCGCTGGACCCGGACGCCGCCATCTCGGTGCGCGGCCTGGTCAAGCGCTACGGGGACCGCGCGGCCGTCGACGGCCTGGACCTGGACATCCGGCGCGGGGAGATCTTCGCGCTGCTGGGACCCAACGGCGCCGGCAAGACCACCACCGTCGAGGTGCTGGAGGGCTACCGCAGCCGTGACGGCGGCGACGTCCGGGTGCTCGGCGTCGACCCGGCCGCCGGGGGGCGGGCCTGGAAGGGCGAGCTGGGCATCGTGCTGCAGTCCGGTGCCGGGGACAGCCAGCTGACCTGCCGCGAGCTGCTGCGCGCCCAGGCGTCCTACTACGCCGACCCGCGCGACCCCGACGAGGTGCTGGAGCTGGTCGGGCTCACCGAGAAGGCGGGCTCCCGCGGCCGCACCCTCTCCGGCGGCCAGCGCCGCCGCCTCGACGTCGCACTCGGCATCGTCGGCCGCCCCCGGCTGCTGTTCCTGGACGAGCCGACGACCGGCTTCGACCCGGAGGCCCGCCGGCAGTTCTGGTCGCTGATCCGGTCGCTGCGCGACCTGGGCACCACGATGCTGCTCACCACCCACTACCTGGACGAGGCCGAGGAGCTGGCCGACCGGGTGGGTGTGATCGCCCGCGGCCGGCTGGTCGAGGTCGCCGTCCCGGCCGAGCTCGGTGGGCGGGGGACCGCGCCCGCCGTCGTCAGCTGGACCGAGGACGGCGCCCGCCGGGTGGCCGAGACCGCCACCCCGACGGCGTTCGTCGCCGGGCTCGCCGCCCGGTTCCCCGGTGAGGTGCCCGACCTGGCCGTCGCCCGCCCCACGCTCGAGGACGTCTACCTGAAGATGATCGGAGAGCCGGCATGA
- a CDS encoding ABC transporter permease yields the protein MTATTERSLPSIAGVCRTRAGVELKEFFRQRESVVFTLMFPVILLLVFGAVLDYDLGSGVSFTQYFMAGVIAAGILGASLQNMAISIATERSDGTLKGLAGTPMPKSAYFVGKVVQVLVVTLAIVAILLVIGVVFYDVALPSGTDWLTFAWVAGLGSAACTLLGIAVSSLARNGRSASATVTPIALVLQFISGVFFQFSEVPTWLQTIAALFPLKWMAQGLRSVFLPDALAAAEPAGTWELGRVALVLGIWCVVGLVLCVRTFRWQDRR from the coding sequence ATGACGGCCACCACGGAGCGCTCGCTGCCGTCGATCGCCGGCGTCTGCCGGACCCGGGCGGGGGTCGAGCTCAAGGAGTTCTTCCGCCAGCGCGAGTCCGTCGTCTTCACGCTGATGTTCCCGGTCATCCTGCTGCTGGTCTTCGGCGCGGTGCTCGACTACGACCTGGGATCCGGGGTCAGCTTCACCCAGTACTTCATGGCCGGGGTGATCGCCGCCGGGATCCTCGGCGCCAGCCTGCAGAACATGGCGATCAGCATCGCCACCGAGCGCTCCGACGGCACGCTCAAGGGTCTGGCCGGCACGCCGATGCCCAAGAGCGCCTACTTCGTCGGCAAGGTCGTGCAGGTCCTCGTCGTCACCCTGGCGATCGTGGCGATCCTGCTGGTGATCGGCGTCGTCTTCTACGACGTCGCGCTGCCCTCGGGCACCGACTGGCTGACCTTCGCCTGGGTCGCCGGGCTCGGCTCGGCGGCCTGCACGCTGCTGGGCATCGCGGTCTCCAGCCTGGCCCGCAACGGCCGGTCGGCGTCGGCCACGGTGACCCCGATCGCGCTGGTGCTCCAGTTCATCTCCGGGGTGTTCTTCCAGTTCAGCGAGGTGCCCACCTGGCTGCAGACGATCGCGGCCCTGTTCCCGCTGAAGTGGATGGCGCAGGGGCTGCGGTCGGTCTTCCTGCCCGACGCGCTGGCGGCCGCCGAGCCGGCCGGCACCTGGGAGCTGGGCCGGGTCGCCCTGGTGCTGGGCATCTGGTGCGTCGTCGGCCTGGTGCTCTGCGTGCGCACCTTCCGCTGGCAGGACCGGAGATGA